One Streptomyces formicae genomic window, GCCACCAAGCTGACCGCGCGCGTCGCGTCCGCCGGTTCCGGCGGCACCCTGGAGGTCCGCAGCGGCTCGGTCGGCGGCAGGCTCCTGGGCAGCGCGAAGGTCGCGCCGACCGGCTCGTGGGAGACGTACGCGGACGTCAGCACCGCCCTCTCCAAGCCGCCCAAGACGACCACCACCCTGTTCCTCGTCTTCAAGGGCTCGGGCACCGGAGCGCTCTACGACGTGGACGACTTCACCTTCACCACCAGCTGAGGAAGGGGCGAGCACCATGCGCAGACGCGCACGACTCATGACCGCGACCGCGGCGGCCGCACTCCTCATCGGGTGCGCCTCGGGCCCGGCGGCCTCACGACCCGGACCGGACGGCGGCAAGGCGGGGGAGCGGGTCCTGGTCTTCTCCAAGACCGCGGGATTCCGGCACGACTCGATCCCCACCGGCGTCGCGACCGTCAAGGAACTCGGTGCCGCGAACGGCTTCGCCGTCGACGCGACCGAGGACGCGGGCGCCTTCACGGCCAAGAACCTCGCGCGCTACGACGCCGTGGTCTGGCTGTCCACCACCGGTGACGTGCTGAACGCCGAGCAGCAGACGGCGTTCGAGAAGTACATCCGGGGCGGCGGCGCCTACGTCGGCGTGCACGCGGCCGCCGACACCGAGTACGACTGGCCCTTCTACGGGGGGCTCGCGGGCGCGTACTTCCAGTCGCACCCCGCGATCCAGCCCGCGAAGGTGCGGGTGGAGGACCACGCGCACCCGGCCACGGCCCACCTGGGCACGGCCAGCTGGGACCGCACCGACGAGTGGTACAACTACCGCGCCAACCCCCGGGGCAAGGCCCGCGTCCTCGCCTCGCTCGACGAGTCGTCGTACACCGGCGGCACCATGGCGGGAGACCACCCCATCGCCTGGTGCCAGGGCGACTACCAGGGCGGCCGCTCCTTCTACACGGGCGGCGGCCACACCAAGGAGTCCTACGCCGAACCGGCCTTCCGTCGGCACCTGCTCGGCGGAATCCGCTGGGCGGTCGGCGCCGCCCAGGCCGACTGCCGCCCGGAGAAGGGCTACACGCCGATCTTCGACGGCACGGCGGCCTCCCTCGCGGGGTGGAAACAGGCGGGCCCCGGCTCCTTCGCGCTGAAGGAGGAGGACGGGACGCTGACGACCACCGGCGGGATGGGCATGCTCTGGTACGACCGGCGTGAGCTCGGCTCGTACTCCCTCAAGCTCGACTGGCGGATGGCCGGTGACGACAACTCCGGAATCTTCGTGGGGTTCCCGCCCTCCGACGACCCCTGGTCCGCCGTCGACAAGGGCTACGAGATCCAGATCGACGCCACCGACGTCCCCGAGAAGACCACGGGCTCCGTCTACGGCTTCAAGTCCGCCGACCTGAAGAAGCGGGACAAGGCCCTCAACCCGCCGGGGGAGTGGAACACCTACGAGATCCGTGTCGAGGGCGAG contains:
- a CDS encoding ThuA domain-containing protein, coding for MRRRARLMTATAAAALLIGCASGPAASRPGPDGGKAGERVLVFSKTAGFRHDSIPTGVATVKELGAANGFAVDATEDAGAFTAKNLARYDAVVWLSTTGDVLNAEQQTAFEKYIRGGGAYVGVHAAADTEYDWPFYGGLAGAYFQSHPAIQPAKVRVEDHAHPATAHLGTASWDRTDEWYNYRANPRGKARVLASLDESSYTGGTMAGDHPIAWCQGDYQGGRSFYTGGGHTKESYAEPAFRRHLLGGIRWAVGAAQADCRPEKGYTPIFDGTAASLAGWKQAGPGSFALKEEDGTLTTTGGMGMLWYDRRELGSYSLKLDWRMAGDDNSGIFVGFPPSDDPWSAVDKGYEIQIDATDVPEKTTGSVYGFKSADLKKRDKALNPPGEWNTYEIRVEGERLRVYLNGVKINDFTNSDPARSLRQGHIGIQNHGDADEVSFRDIRLKDLPARHFGPPAPTTSGAGR